CTACAGAAACCATGCTTTTGTCACCGGGTCATTCTCCTCgccacctctctttctctccttcacCTTCTCCATCACAGGGAACCAGAGAAAACCCTAATGATTCATCGTTGCTAAACCCTCCCCGAAACCCTAACAAGCGTCCCAAGGTTCTCGATGAAGACACTTATGTCGCGGCCATAGAGAAGATCATCGAACGCGATTTCTTCCCTGACATTCCAAAGCTTCGTGACCGTATCGATTGGCTTGAAGCTGTTCGCAGTGGAGATCCTGTTCAAATTCGAGATGCCCAGTTGAAGATCTTGGAGCGACGAAGAGGCAAGGCTTCGAATTCGGATGCAGAAGGTAATAAGACTCGGACTCCTGGTTCTATTTTACGAACGCCCGGTTCGACTTTCTTCTCGAATTCTACTCCGTTTGATTTGGATAAAACCCCAATTCAAGCGGATGCCGTAGGCGAAGAATTCGTTGATGATTCCGTCGATGTTGCAATGACTCTGGACGAGTTCTTCCGGCGTTATACAAGTGAAGATAATGATAGTTTTTCTAAGATCGTGGAGAAAGTGAATCGGAAGAGGAAGGATCGATTTGGGTATTTGATTGAAGGTGAGAAGGAACAAGTTATGGCAATTGAATCTGGAAAGCAAGACCGGATCACTGATGGGTATGGGACGTCTGGACAGCCTCCGAGCACGTTAGATGGTTGGAAATACACAGCACAGAATCTGTTGATGTATAATCCAGCTGATCGTGGTGAAGTCCCTTTGACAGCGGCTGAGAAGGAAGTGAGACTTAAGGCTCTGACTAAAGAAATTAGCCGCACAAACACTCGTTTTCATGGCAAGATGATGGATTCTAGgccgaaagaagaagaagacacaattGCAGTTGTTTACGCACCTGTTGCTGGAGCAACCCCTGTTCCTATGTGGGATCGAGATGCCGAGAGATTGAAGAAGTATGATTTGGAAGATTTGAGGAAGACTCCAAATCCGTTCTATGTGGAATCAAACAAGGTATCAGAAGATGGGTATAGCTTTGTGAAAACACCATCCCCTGCACCGGGTGCTGATGAATCACCTTTTATTACTTGGGGAGAGATCGAAGGGACACCATTGAGATTGGAAACAGAAGACACTCCGGTGGGTATTGGTGGTAGCAGTGATGGGCCTCACTTTAGAATCCCATGTCCACCATCAAGAGATGTCAAAGCTCACTCTTTGTCTAGGGAAGCTGCACGTAAACTGAGGGAGAGGTCCAAGATGTTTCAGAAGCCACCACTGCCATCACCTGTGACTGTGAGAGGGGGAAGTGCTAGTCCAAGTGTTCGTACGCTTTCTCCTGCTGCTCAGAAGTTTGTGAGGAATGCTATTGCGAATGCCAAGTCTTCATCTTCTGTGGATGAAAGTCTTCGTGCTAGCTATCGGGGTGGAAGCCCAGCTCTAGGGACTCCCAAGGCAGGGAGGAgcttgacaagatttggaagaGATGGGAGCTTGGACTCTAGGTCTCCATCTGTTAGAGATGCTAGAGATGCCTCCAATCCTCCTTGGTGAGGTAGACCCACTCCCTCTTTTCTTGTCACTGTTTGTTCATAGACATATCCCCAAAGTTTCTTGATTACTTTATGTACCAATGACTGGGATGAATGGGCTCTTTGCCATCTCAACATCGTTTATTAACTTATTGAAATTGAAACAAATACTTAAGATATTCAATAGAAAATACGGATGCTAATGTCTTTGTAAATTTGAAGTTCTTCTCTTTGTAACTGCATACATAGTTGGCCATGTTTTCTAGATGAGAGATGTCAAGGAGTTGCCTTCGCTCCTTGATTCCTCCCTGACCTAACCTATATTTAGTCTCAGAGCAGTCAGTCCATCCTTAGGCCTACTCCTGCTTTCTCTTATTAGGAGGGAGAAAGCATTGGAAgcttgaaggggaaaaaaggggATGGAGATGGGCATTGAGAATTTCAGTGAAAAACGTATTACAGTTTAAATCAGGGTGAAAAGTTTCTAAATACTGTGCTTAATTGTGTCATGTGGAAGGGTGCTCTAAATAATCTGGATTGGCTGTGGGAAAGTTTCAGCTTCGGATGCAGTCATTTACTCCCTCCCATCTATGTCCATGCAATTTTTTTGTAGCCCTAAATGTCTCAATGATTTATTTTGCCAATGGGTAAATTCCACGGGGCTGAAAAGTGACATGTGAGCAGGGGAACTTGGGTCTACCTGCCCACAAATTTTCAGCTCTGTCCATATGCTACATGTAGATCATATGTGTTGATAGGGAAAATTTTCCTACTTGATCCAACTAGGATAACCCGGCAGCATTGCATTTAAATTGTTATTCAGGCATTGTTAATGTATTTCATGAAAACTGATATGCAACAATCACTAACATTTGCCACCTTCAGCTGAGAGAAAAAAACATTTGCCAACTGCAAAACCTGCAGAGTTGGCCGTGGTTTTCTTCCAATCTGAGACTAAGGGTGTCTATGTGGGGCCAGAACCGGAAACCATCCTGTTAAACCTTGTATAGGACAATAACATTAATAAACAAGACGGTCTCGGATCTGATTTGGGTACGGAATAGTAAGTGGAATTGGGATTCCCTATGTACCAGTACTGAAATACCAGTTAGGTACTGGATAGAACTGGAACTGCCAGTACACCCCTTTCAGGATGTATATTTAATGTTCTTGTGTTCAGTTTTAGGGCTTAGTTTGATGTATTTCGGTGCTATTTTCCCTTGTGGAAGTTTCAACTGACGGACCTTTAGTTTTGTTTCTGTGAAGTAGTTTAGTGAAGGGCACTAAAATGGGCTTGTTTATTTGGTTGTCATTAATTCTTAATTGTCATTTTGTGAAGTTTCAACTGATGGACCTTTAGTTTTGTTTCTGTGAAGTAGTTTAGTGAAAGGCACTAAAATCATATATGGGCTTTGTTTATTTGGTTGtcattaatttttaattgtcattttgtgaagcttacatgtgatcttagggaatttgaagaagtaAAGCCATGAAACTCATTATGGTTTTGTATTCTAAGTTACTTTCTAAAGTAAGGGATAACTTAAATCGTATGATAGTGAAAAGATTCACAGCAAGAATAATGGAACCATTTCATTAGGAACATTAAAGTTCTTCTCCCTTTCCTAGTGTCCTCGTCCAGGATGAAAATATTCAAACGGTTGACATGAATAAATTAGCTCTCTCACATGAAGTTGTTCTGAATTAGTTTTTTCTTCAGCTCCTTCCTCCTTTTGGATGATCCACAGATTCATCGACACCCTAGCTTCCCCCATGATAGTACCTCTCTGCTGAAATGGAATAAATCCAACAATGTTATATATATAACCCAGAAATACAgcttctctgatttttttgtAATACCTATCAGATATGATAACTATTAGGAAAACAAAATTATGTGGTAATGCATCTAAACTAACAATGTAGCCCCATGAACGGTGACGATGGCTTACTATTACTGGATTAGGTACACTAATGCAGATGcaggaaaattaaaaaaacctcTCCCTATTTCTACACAAACTAAACAGGTCAAAGGCAAAACAGTAACAAAACTACAAATTCCTCGGATGCACTGTGGAAATCTTTTCTGGACCTTTCTGTGCAACTGATCCAACAGATGCAATAGCTAGAAACCCAAAAGAGATGGATGGAAAACAGAAAAAGGTacatccatggttttaagtatctctgatatcaatacgataccttccgatacgtatcttaaatttagttgaccgatacaatacacaccgatacacaccgatacaatacattaaattttttaaatcctttcgtatcgatatatatcctacaatacatatcgatatgcatcaatacaccatcaatacacatcgatacgatacgatatgcctcgatacgactatgaaaattataaaattgaggtaaaatgtacgtttcggtatgcattggtacgtatcggtgagtatcggtatgtatcggtatatattggcacataTCGGTgaatatcgatatatatcggtacgtatcggtgagtattggtatgtaccgatatagtgcgctatggtcatataatggccaagatgggtaatttttcagaaaaacacgattttttaaagggtttttgttccaaagttgctgtcagccatatttctctctaactaaagtggaaatcaaggttgggaacaaggattttacatttatgggacaactacaaaccttgagttcttagtacgataccctcaattaggggtgtcaaccggtcgggccggttcggtttcggtcgggcttaatcgggcttgaagactttcaaaggctacaccgtgtccgcccatttaactaatcgggcttagttattgagggcatggtacactttatatttggTCGGTCgatctcgggttataatcgggccaccttaatcgggctttagtcgggccttaaccgggctacggacatgtttaatgttaaacgggctttaaccggtttttaaacgtgccctctttaaaatgtgctattatattccggcccacttatgcaaacccaaaaaaatgacaataaatcaataaatgataccaaatataaccattattcaaaatgtgaacatgtctttactttttagtttttattctttaatttggggggtaaaataggtattctacaatcattaaagggtcgggccaagtcggtgcacaataggccggtctcggtcgggcgttattcggtcggtctcggtcgggcgcccgacggttcaagtagcaaaaccgtgATCggccatttataaacgggccgggctcaagcccgacacgtttaataaacggtccaggctgggccggtctataaacggtcggtcccggtcggtttagccggttcgggccacaaattgacacccctaccctcaatttaatgtttatgcataatatatgttatcaatagctttttttaacaaattctttatgcaaaagtgtttaaaaaaatgtttcctatccatttatgtgtgtatctttaacgtatcttagtgtatctccgatacgatacgatacgatactctctgatacgtatcttaattttgaccgatcgatacggcgatcgataccgatactttaatccgtACATCTAAGTATGGTGCATAGAAAATTATTCTGACATGTCTCGAAGGATACGATCAAAATTCTTGAGATGCAGTGGAAGGGACAGTTATGTGGATTTATCAGAGAATAACTATCAGTAATTGCCTAATTTAgcaggaaaaataataataataataaaataaataatgaagcAACAGGAAGTTTGCCAGAGAAATATATGATCAAAATTGTGGCTGTTATGAAGGTTAATAGTGTATTGAGTGGAGGTTTCAATGAAAAGtggagtgatttgatttagtATCTCTCTCTATTGTTTCATTTCAAGTCAAAGTAAATGGATCAAGTTTTTGCAATATCATCTACAGTTGAGGTATTAGACAAAGAGGTTCTTCTTAGTGCTGCATACAAGTTTATAACCAAACTGTTTACAACTTACAACAGACTTATGTAacctcttttctttgccctttgacaCCACAACTAATGAGTTTATATTTGTTACTTGTTGCCTTTCTCCTTCCCTCCTCCCCTGTTTCATGATTGACCCTGCAATTTGACTGCAATCTGCCCCCCCCTCCCTGCCATTGCCAGGAGCTTATCACAGTCTcctctctgcttctctttcccGTGTCTGCTGCCCACCCACTCTGCCGTCTCCCCCTCTCTGCAGGTGTGGTAACAGATTTTGAATGCAACTCTGGAAGTGCAGTAGTTACAACTTCATCGGTGCTCTCTTGCCCTCACTTTGTCCCTTCATTTGTTGATTGTGAATCTGAATTTTGAAAACTCTGAACTCA
This genomic stretch from Macadamia integrifolia cultivar HAES 741 chromosome 2, SCU_Mint_v3, whole genome shotgun sequence harbors:
- the LOC122072220 gene encoding splicing factor ESS-2 homolog, with translation MLLSPGHSPRHLSFSPSPSPSQGTRENPNDSSLLNPPRNPNKRPKVLDEDTYVAAIEKIIERDFFPDIPKLRDRIDWLEAVRSGDPVQIRDAQLKILERRRGKASNSDAEGNKTRTPGSILRTPGSTFFSNSTPFDLDKTPIQADAVGEEFVDDSVDVAMTLDEFFRRYTSEDNDSFSKIVEKVNRKRKDRFGYLIEGEKEQVMAIESGKQDRITDGYGTSGQPPSTLDGWKYTAQNLLMYNPADRGEVPLTAAEKEVRLKALTKEISRTNTRFHGKMMDSRPKEEEDTIAVVYAPVAGATPVPMWDRDAERLKKYDLEDLRKTPNPFYVESNKVSEDGYSFVKTPSPAPGADESPFITWGEIEGTPLRLETEDTPVGIGGSSDGPHFRIPCPPSRDVKAHSLSREAARKLRERSKMFQKPPLPSPVTVRGGSASPSVRTLSPAAQKFVRNAIANAKSSSSVDESLRASYRGGSPALGTPKAGRSLTRFGRDGSLDSRSPSVRDARDASNPPW